A genomic region of Stegostoma tigrinum isolate sSteTig4 chromosome 13, sSteTig4.hap1, whole genome shotgun sequence contains the following coding sequences:
- the LOC125458342 gene encoding protein neuralized-like produces the protein MPLSMGISCIKHTPREHEQRNNQRSACRKTKHLQYPAPSLGPLFFHPYTKGSQIKMDSSHHCAWRKSGFCNGITFTNRPVLIQEKVRLKITKTEESWKGGMRLGCTIFDPSLMHPDALPKFVCPDLEDAHGFWVSALPQQCIQEGSVISFWVNSQGHFLYSVNEGRECLLMKGLMVCWPLWVIIDVYGTTREVQLLDPSVFCVAQNKSALQPSLPARQNKPQTSSSCTSTSCTTPSKDTSGSSPSVPKVSSITPPQDSASVHGECIVCCSCLVDSVLYRCGHMCVCYSCGQKLLSKNSKCPICRQPIKEIIKTYHS, from the exons AACATGAACAAAGAAATAACCAGCGGTCTGCCTGCAGAAAGACAAAGCATCTTCAATACCCAGCTCCCTCACTCGGCCCACTTTTCTTTCATCCATACACCAAGGGCTCACAAATAAAGATGGATTCCTCTCATCACTGTGCATGGAGGAAGTCTGGGTTCTGTAATGGGATCACTTTTACCAACCGCCCAGTCCTCATCCAGGAGAAAGTGAGATTGAAGATCACAAAGACAGAGGAGTCGTGGAAAGGAGGAATGCGACTGGGATGCACAATTTTTGACCCCTCCCTGATGCATCCCGATGCCCTTCCGAAGTTTGTGTGCCCAGACCTGGAGGATGCCCACGGCTTCTGGGTCAGTGCGTTACCCCAACAGTGTATACAAGAGGGAAGTGTCATCTCCTTCTGGGTGAACAGCCAAGGACACTTCCTTTATTCTGTAAACGAAGGAAGGGAATGTCTCCTCATGAAAGGATTGATGGTGTGTTGGCCCCTGTGGGTTATCATCGATGTGTATGGAACAACTCGAGAAGTCCAGCTTCTAG ATCCCTCTGTGTTTTGTGTAGCCCAGAACAAATCAGCATTGCAGCCGTCCCTCCCTGCCAGACAGAACAAACCCCAAACATCCAGTTCTTGTACGTCTACATCTTGTACAACACCATCCAAAG ATACATCTGGTTCCAGTCCTTCTGTTCCCAAAGTATCATCAATTACTCCACCCCAGGACTCTGCATCTGTGCATGGAGAGTGTATTGTCTGCTGTTCTTGCCTGGTTGACTCAGTATTGTACAGATGTGGACACATGTGCGTATGCTACAGCTGTGGTCAGAAGCTTCTCAGCAAGAATTCCAAATGCCCAATCTGCAGACAACCAATCAAAGAGATCATCAAGACATACCACAGCTAA